In Methanosarcinales archaeon, the sequence GCATCAATACCCAGCTTTTTACCATCAACTGATATCTTGTCATCAGCCAGGGTATCGAGTTCTTTTGCCAGGGTCTGAGGGTTTAATACAACTCCAGGACCGATCAACAATCTGGCATTGAACAGCACACCTGACGGGGTTACGTGCAGCTTAAACGTTTTTCCTTTAACCACAACAGTATGACCTGCATTGTCTCCTCCCTGGAAACGCACGATAAGGTCATATTCCCTTGTCATCAGATCTACTATCTTTCCCTTGCCTTCGTCCCCGAACTGGGTACCTGTAATTATTGTAAACATATGATGTAATACAGGGAGATAATTGAATAATAAGATTTTGATAACGAATTATTTTCAGGATAACGACTTAATATTATCAATAAATCTATATATCTTACAATTAAATAAGAATAATCAAGATGGTGTGGAATGGTATCTGAAAATCTGATGACAGTTGTTATGCTGCCGTTACTGGCATTGATGACAATTGCCGGATATTATGTTTTGATACCATGTGAGATAAGAGAACAGAACAGCAGGATTACTCCACGCAGGTTTATAATAGGATTCTGGCCTTTTGTGGTCTCGGCATCTTTCGTTTATTTATTAGTTCAATCACAAGCCACAATTATCAAATTTTTTGATATCAAAATAAATTCACATTATACCAGCCTTATCATGATGATAGAAGGAGATATGGTGGCTCATTTTCAGAGTTTTGCCACGCCCTTACTGACGTATTTTAACGGGTTTGTCTACCTGATAATCTTTTCTTTTATAATGATATTCACTTTTTTGATACTGATATTTACCCGCAACGTGACAGCATTAGAAGAATTCAATATTGCATTCATTATCATTTATTTGACAGCTTTTCCCTTCTACATATTTTTCCCTGTAACAGTAACAGGGCATGTACTTCCAGGTGTGTCAACACTTTTGTATAATTTAAGTCCGATTATTGATCAAGGTGTAAGGGTGGTAGACCCATTTTTAGATAATGGTTTTCCCAGTCTCCATGCTGCATTATCTGTGATGGCGATGTTAATAGTGATGTTCAGGACAAATCTTACCAGATACAAAGCTTTTATTGTGATCTCTACTATTGCCATATTATTTTCTACCATTTATCTCGGCA encodes:
- a CDS encoding phosphatase PAP2 family protein translates to MVSENLMTVVMLPLLALMTIAGYYVLIPCEIREQNSRITPRRFIIGFWPFVVSASFVYLLVQSQATIIKFFDIKINSHYTSLIMMIEGDMVAHFQSFATPLLTYFNGFVYLIIFSFIMIFTFLILIFTRNVTALEEFNIAFIIIYLTAFPFYIFFPVTVTGHVLPGVSTLLYNLSPIIDQGVRVVDPFLDNGFPSLHAALSVMAMLIVMFRTNLTRYKAFIVISTIAILFSTIYLGIHWITDLVAGTILALISYYIAVKYRRTILNQPNRILVSIEKKMSIMDQIFCEKCSKQVSIIPHSTHIECPHCGSIQNYHPLTYI